The proteins below come from a single Necator americanus strain Aroian chromosome V, whole genome shotgun sequence genomic window:
- a CDS encoding hypothetical protein (NECATOR_CHRV.G21035.T2) has protein sequence MPLCSLLLSQYLVSENKYSDKLAGVVGSHSSTQIEAVSTSSQHRLVDGGLTVLGPSSLLSGFPTSLTASEHSCNTDFTLKNISKTAAPKNFIASQPIKLNFDVNRGELPKSSIGVPIIPKTCPTSLLFDAPFPSIQNIVATVDLGQRIDLKKLTLHSRNTEYNPKRFSAAIMRIREPRTTALIFSSGKMVTTGAKSEDASRQASRKFARIVQKVGFNVKFADFKVQNVVGSCDVRFSIQLEGLCIMHAQFSTYEPELFPGLIYRMVHPRVVLLIFVSGKVVITGARNQDDIDLAFKHIYPILRRFKK, from the exons ATGCCGTTGTGCTCTCTGCTCCTCTCTCAGTATTTAGTGTCGGAGAATAAATATTCGGATAAGCTGGCTG GTGTTGTTGGATCGCATTCTTCAACGCAAATCGAAGCAGTTTCAACGTCAAGCCAGCATCGTCTGGTCGATGGTGGGCTGACAGTACTTG GTCCATCAAGCCTTCTAAGCGGATTCCCAACATCTCTAACAGCGTCAGAACATTCTTgcaacaccgacttcactcttAAG AACATCTCAAAGACAGCAGCTCCAAAAAACTTTATCGCTTCACAGCCTATTAAACTG AACTTTGATGTAAATCGAGGTGAATTGCCAAAATCCAGTATTGGTGTACCTATTATTCCTAAAACATGTCCTACATCACTACTATTTGATGCTCCATTCCCGTCCATCCAGAACATAGTGGCCACTGTGGATTTAG GACAACGGATCGATCTTAAGAAATTGACGTTACACTCGAGAAACACCGAATATAATCCGAAAAGATTCTCGGCGGCTATTATGCGAATACGAGAGCCACGTACTACTGCACTGATTTTTTCATCGGGAAAAATGGTCACCACCGGTGCGAAATCTGAGGATGCTAGTCG ACAAGCCTCACGAAAATTTGCTCGAATCGTTCAAAAAGTCGGATTTAATGTTAAATTTGCGGACTTCAAG GTCCAAAACGTTGTCGGATCGTGTGATGTGCGATTCTCCATTCAATTGGAAGGTCTGTGTATTATGCATGCTCAATTCAGTACCTATGAGCCAGAATTATTCCCTGGCTTAATCTATCGGATGGTGCACCCAAGGGTGGTGTTACTCATCTTTGTATCCGGCAAG GTGGTCATAACGGGAGCACGAAATCAAGACGACATCGATTTGGCCTTCAAGCATATTTATCCGATTCTTAGACGGTTTAAAAAGTAG
- a CDS encoding hypothetical protein (NECATOR_CHRV.G21039.T1), whose product MRPDLGTVSVLLGAQWGDEGKGKIIDYLIEKNDVKVTARCQGGNNAGHTVVANGKKYDFHILPSGIISPKCFNIIGNGVVVNLDAFFSELIHNGVNNEPGWEKRIMISAEAHLVFGVHAQVDGRQEDSLAQNHKIGTTNRGIGPTYSSKCFRNGIRVADLMGDFEEFSERYLRLVEHYKKQFPTIDVDTSAELARFKEHRAKLIELNLVGDTVGRIHELRKQGCSVLVEGANGALLDIDFGTYPYVTSSNATVGGACTGLGIPPTAISQVYGVVKAYQTRVGTGPFPTELKNEEGDRLQSIGQEVGVTTGRKRRCGWLDLFLLRRSAQINGYTAIALTKLDILDTFKEIKVAVGYRLDGVPIHAPPAQAAAWDRVEVEYKVFSGWELTTTGIRKWEDLPPKCREYVLFIESFIEVPIKWIGVGADRESLIVRD is encoded by the exons ATGAGACCCGATTTGGGTACAGTGTCCGTACTGTTAGGAGCCCAATGGGGCGATGAAGGCAAAGGGAAGATTATCGACTATCTGATAGAAAAGAACGAT GTGAAAGTTACCGCCCGCTGTCAAGGCGGTAATAATGCTGGTCACACGGTTGTCgcaaatgggaaaaaatacgACTTTCACATTCTCCCAAGTGGTATAATTAGTCCAAAA TGCTTCAACATCATAGGCAATGGTGTCGTGGTGAATTTGGatgctttcttttctgaattaaTACATAACGGAGTGAACAACGAGCCAGGATGGGAGAAGAG aatcaTGATCTCTGCCGAGGCTCACCTAGTTTTTGGGGTACACGCTCAGGTAGATGGTCGTCAGGAAGATAGTCTAGCGCAGAATCA CAAGATAGGAACTACAAATCGCGGTATAGGACCAACATACTCCTCAAAGTGCTTCCGGAACGGAATACGTGTTGCCGATCTCATGGgtgattttgaagaattttcggAGAG aTATCTCCGACTTGTGGAGCACTACAAGAAACAGTTTCCTACAATTGATGTAGACACCAGTGCAGAACTTGCTCGGTTTAAG GAACATCGAGCAAAGCTGATAGAGTTGAATCTAGTGGGTGACACAGTTGGACGGATTCATGAGTTAAGAAAACAAGGTTGTTCTGTTCTGGTAGAAGGAGCAAATGGTGCTCTTCTCGATATTGATTTTG GCACCTATCCATACGTTACTTCGTCGAACGCCACCGTTGGTGGAGCATGTACGGGTCTCGGAATTCCACCTACAGCTATATCACAG GTGTATGGCGTGGTCAAGGCGTACCAGACTCGAGTAGGTACGGGCCCATTCCCTACCGAACTCAAAAATGAGGAGGGTGATCGTCTGCAGAGTATTGGTCAAGAAGTTGGCGTTACCACTGGCAGGAAAAGAAG ATGTGGCTGGTTGGACTTGTTCTTGTTACGACGTAGTGCTCAAATCAACGGCTACACTGCAATTGCTCTAACGAAATTGGATATTTTGGATACATTCAAAGAGATTAAAGTTGCAGTTGGCTATCGTTTGGATGGAGTGCCTATCCATGCGCCACCAG CTCAAGCAGCAGCTTGGGATCGTGTGGAAGTGGAGTACAAGGTGTTCTCAGGTTGGGAACTAACGACAACTGGCATCAGAAAATGGGAAGATCTTCCACCAAAGTGCCGTGAATACGTTCTGTTCATTGAGAGTTTTATCGAG gtACCCATCAAATGGATTGGTGTCGGTGCAGATCGCGAATCGCTTATAGTTcgtgattaa
- a CDS encoding hypothetical protein (NECATOR_CHRV.G21040.T1), which produces MLIPAARTFFSASAACSRVIARTSYLNGISQRFKSDAIRGAVIGIDLGTTNSCVAVMEGKQAKVIENAEGVRTTPSTVAFTKDGERLVGAPAKRQAVTNPQNTLYATKRLIGRRFEDAEVQKDVKIVPFKIVKASNGDAWVEAQGKMYSPSQVGAFVLMKMKETAENYLGTSVHNAVITVPAYFNDSQRQATKDAGQIAGLNVLRVINEPTAAALAYGLEKTEDKIIAVYDLGGGTFDISVLEIQKGVFEVKSTNGDTFLGGEDFDHALVNHLVAEFKREQGVDLTKDPMAMQRLREAAEKAKCELSSTTQTDINLPYLTMDASGPKHMTMKLTRAKFEQLVGDLIKRTIDPCRKAMHDAEVKPSEISEVLLVGGMTRMPKVQQTVLEVFGKSPSKAVNPDEAVAMGAAIQGAVLAGDVTDVLLLDVTPLSLGIETLGGVMTKLISRNTTIPTKKSQVFSTAADGQTQVQIKVCQGEREMANDNKLLGQFSLVGIPPAPRGVPQIEVTFDIDANGIVNVSAKDRGTGKEQQIVIQSSGGLSKDQIENMIREAEKNAAEDAKKKELVEVLNQAESIIHDTESKMTEFADQLPKEESEALKKKIEETKTILANKDNEKPETIKEAVNSLQQQSLKLFEAAYKKMAEKNASGTSDAQEAKTAEEPKKEQN; this is translated from the exons ATGCTGATTCCGGCCGCTAGAACATTTTTCAGTGCTTCCGCAGCCTGTAGTCGTGTAATCGCACGAACTTCGTATTTGAATGGAATCTCGCAAAGGTTCAA GTCTGATGCAATCCGTGGTGCAGTGATTGGTATCGATTTGGGGACAACAAACTCCTGCGTTGCTGTGATGGAGGGAAAGCAGGCAAAG GTTATAGAAAATGCAGAAGGAGTTCGAACCACTCCATCAACTGTGGCATTCACAAAAGACGGGGAACGATTAGTAGGAGCTCCTGCTAAGCGCCAAGCTGTCACTAACCCTCAGAATACTCTTTATGCAACGAAGAGATTAATCGGTAGAAGGTTCGAAGATGCTGAAGTACAGAAAGATGT GAAGATTGTACCatttaaaattgtaaaagcTAGCAATGGAGACGCTTGGGTAGAGGCACAAGGCAAAATGTATTCCCCATCGCAG GTTGGAGCCTTCGTgttgatgaaaatgaaagagacaGCTGAGAATTATCTCGGGACATCCGTACACAATGCTGTTATTACTGTCCCAGCATATTTCAATGATTCACAAAGACAG GCCACAAAAGACGCAGGTCAGATTGCTGGATTGAACGTTCTCCGTGTTATAAACGAGCCTACTGCTGCTGCTCTTGCTTATGGTTTAGAGAAGACCGAAGACAAAAT TATCGCCGTCTATGACCTTGGTGGTGGCACTTTTGATATTTCTGTGCTAGAGATCCAGAAGGGTGTTTTCGAGGTCAAGTCGACTAATGGAGATACCTTCCTCGGTGGAGAGGACTTCGATCATGCGCTCGTCAACCACCTTGTTGCAGAATTCAAACGAGAACAAGGTGTTGATCTAACAAAG GATCCTATGGCTATGCAACGGCTTCGCGAAGCTGCTGAAAAAGCGAAATGTGAATTGTCGTCCACAACACAAACCGATATAAATTTGCCTTACCTTACTATGGACGCGTCTGGACCTAAACACATGACAATGAAGTTGACTCG ggCCAAATTCGAGCAACTTGTGGGTGATCTCATCAAGCGCACCATAGATCCGTGCCGAAAAGCTATGCATGATGCTGAG GTGAAACCATCAGAGATCTCTGAGGTTCTCCTTGTGGGAGGAATGACGCGTATGCCAAAAGTACAGCAAACCGTGTTGGAGGTCTTCGGAAAGTCTCCATCGAAGGCTGTGAATCCAGATGAAGCTGTTGCAATGGGTGCCGCTATCCAAGGAGCTGTTCTTGCTGGTGACGTCACTGATGTTCTTCTTCTCGATGTTACCCCGCTTTCGCTGGGAATTGAAACGCTCGGAGGTGTCATGACTAAGCTGATTTCTCGTAATACCACCATCCCCACCAAGAAAAGTCAG GTTTTCTCCACTGCTGCTGATGGACAAACTCAAGTGCAGATCAAGGTGTGCCAGGGTGAACGTGAAATGGCAAATGACAATAAACTCCTTGGACAATTCTCACTG GTTGGCATTCCACCTGCCCCTAGGGGTGTTCCACAGATTGAAGTTACTTTTGACATTGATGCTAACGGAATCGTAAACGTGTCTGCCAAGGATCGTGGAACCGGAAAGGAACAGCAGA TTGTTATCCAGTCATCTGGAGGACTTTCTAAGGACCAAATCGAAAACATGATTcgtgaagctgagaagaatgCTGCTGAAGATGCTAAGAAGAAGGAGTTGGTTGAG gtTTTGAATCAAGCTGAAAGCATTATTCATGACACCGAAAGCAAGATGACTGAGTTTGCTGACCAATTACCCAAGGAAGAA TCCGAAGCTCTCAAGAAAAAGATTGAAGAGACAAAGACAATTTTGGCAAACAAGGACAACGAGAAGCCAGAAACTATCAAGGAAGCAGTTAACTCACTTCAACAGCAGTCGCTCAAGCTGTTTGAG GCCGCATACAAAAAGATGGCTGAGAAGAATGCTTCTGGAACGTCTGACGCCCAGGAGGCGAAGACCGCAGAAGAGCCGAAGAAAGAGCAGAACTAA
- a CDS encoding hypothetical protein (NECATOR_CHRV.G21038.T2), translated as MRFAYVNILVGFVSQVVSIVRSLRAGYKFLKIRDTVVVVVVVVVAEPVMHTPLRNRNRCSNILRMWFIFCLHLLETKSTIPRNKTGMKLFWIVLLAVLSCAMAEIYEIPLEEVEPPVVKMLREGTWDAYRKKMNHWRSKLVNPQNTYSNDIYSYFDIGYVSKITVGTPDQTFRVVLDTSSADIWVVDHTCASTPLVCDDSICDQGAICEIFCPENVCCEKRLHKKRNPCRGKANFESKRSSTYQQMEGKWSFTYRSGASAEGIFGNDTVRFGEVGKKQLIVPKVKFGQALKLNDDFLDRPHDGFVGLAFSSLSFNGFVQPFEIAHQQGLVQPVFTIYMERVGGRVQNAFGGVVTFGGLDTKHCGDVIAYQPLSAPLYWKFNINNVTANGVELMGYMLDAISDSSATFITSYPSNIEILAKALKAKPSEDALYYIDCKADASISIGIGNQVYQIDGKNLIINVADNSYIKKSFLFFLNSEKKLSAFAPTSSIVTVVFEQEKKEAEI; from the exons ATGAGATTTGCTTATGTAAATATATTGGTAGGATTTGTTTCCCAAGTTGTCTCGATTGTTCGATCGCTCCGAGCTGGATACAAATTCCTTAAAATCCGCGATACGGTTgtcgttgttgtcgttgttgttgtcgcTGAGCCAGTCATGCATACAC CCTTACG TAATAGAAATCGTTGTTCGAACATTCTTCGTATGTGGTTTATTTTCTGTCTTCATCTTCtcgaaacaaaatccacgatTCCTCGCAACAAAACAG GGATGAAACTATTTTGGATCGTTTTGCTTGCTGTACTTAGCTGTGCGATGGctgaaatctatgaaatacCGCTTGAGGAAGTCGAACCTCCGGTGGTGAAGATGTTACGCGAAGGAACGTGGGATGCATATCGCAAGAAAATGAATCATTGGCGCTCGAAGCTTGTGAATCCACAGAATACTTATTCAAACGAT atataTAGCTACTTCGATATCGGATATGTCAGCAAAATAACCGTCGGCACACCAGATCAGACATTTCGT GTAGTACTTGATACATCGAGTGCTGATATTTGGGTTGTGGATCATACTTGCGCATCAACACCTCTCGTTTGTGATGATTCCATATGTGATCAAGGTG cgaTCTGCGAAATATTCTGTCCGGAAAATGTGTGTTGCGAAAAGAGGTTGCATAAGAAGAGGAATCCCTGCCGAGGAAAGGCCAATTTTGAGTCTAAGAGATCATCTACCTACCAGCAAATGGAAGGAAAGTGGTCATTCACT TACCGAAGTGGTGCAAGTGCGGAGGGTATCTTCGGAAACGACACTGTGCGATTCGGCGAAGTTGGAAAAAAGCAACTCATAGTGCCTAAGGTGAAATTTGGCCAGGCTCTCAAACTCAATGACGACTTCTTAGAT CGTCCTCATGATGGTTTCGTTGGATTGGCATTTTCTTCACTCTCCTTCAATGGTTTTGTTCAACCATTCGAGATAGCACATCAACAAGGATTGGTTCAGCCCGTATTCACTATTTACATGGAACGTGTTGGAGGGA GAGTACAAAATGCATTCGGTGGAGTGGTGACATTCGGTGGTCTTGACACAAAGCATTGTGGAGATGTAATCGCCTACCAACCGTTAAGTGCACCCTTGTACTGGAAGTTCAAT ATTAACAACGTTACTGCGAATGGCGTTGAACTCATGGGATACATGCTGGATGCCATATCAGACTCATCTGCTACATTTATCACCAGTTATCCCAGTAACATAGAAATACTGGCTAAAGCACTGAAAGCTAAA CCCAGCGAAGATGCTCTCTACTACATTGACTGCAAAGCGGATGCGTCTATTTCGATTGGCATTGGCAATCAAGTGTACCAAATTGATGGAAAGAACCTCATCATTAACGTTGCTGATAAT TCCTACATCAAGAAAtcatttctattctttcttaattctgaaaagaaactttCTGCTTTCGCTCCCACTTCATCTATCGTTACCGTTGTATtcgagcaagaaaaaaaggaagctgaAATCTGA
- a CDS encoding hypothetical protein (NECATOR_CHRV.G21041.T1), whose product MGFASASREEKLRMMKTSHTRKTTKKLNRLAKKKKLSRNVIEGLKDIKARRSKDSRKRAVNVEDDWIADREAHFDEEIEENLPLDMLDADIDWENSAFAGAKRRHNQKHEDASNDDGEMDDADDIEAKRRKFQGQLNDNVEEMLPIKLKDGTLLRPTRAKDEYPSDEEEEEEQEQENEEEAKPEMEDFSSLSASELLAKRKELIDQFKQTISTFAHQLLTNPQENIYKLRDLFRLCQGEKVHSLVRETVQKLALVSMLQVLIDIIPGYSIRELTAEEKQQKVKKETKKLQTYEESLLRYYLKFLQFCEKMTGKLNVKGRKLDENSFTYKLGMLCLKAMSRLVISAPHFNYATNILSTLIRLSLSKDQTVVSEVCTTLHQVFREDLHLRISLFGARSIASLVTKRKGHVPPSLIATFLFLNIKEVKNEDKKSGKGRIFAKRALIKKEKANKTARKYKKQLDKLEADLKELDAAETLSTKVKTATETMKYVFQCYFSVLKRVPNVALLEPVLEGLNKFAHLLGVEFFEDIVLTMEGLVDKEHLRLLDQLYCINTVFVILSGDGQLLNVDPSRFYRSVYRVLNQLPFERRPDLRKKQMIVVSKALDLMINERRKQLPLSRVAAFVKRLLSIATVMDDPSALCLVALVRSFFIAHSKLVQLVEEDDAEGGAGGVFRSDIDDPDVSNALSSNVRTELKMLTRRRHRSLNQFAHNILHSVPSTGPHKLNPQLTSVKPWVLLERETEDGGGYSQVDMKYMEDIEKYLQKRQLTLTPKNLQLHITNWLESRPS is encoded by the exons ATGGGGTTCGCCTCGGCTTCTCGTGAAGAAAAGCTGAGGATGATGAAAACCTCACATACGaggaaaacgacgaagaagTTGAACCgtttagcaaagaaaaagaagttgtcTCGTAATGTGATTGAAGGGTTGAAGGATATTAAAGCAAGAAGGTCGAAGGATTCACGAAAACGAGCTGTTAAC GTGGAAGATGATTGGATTGCCGATCGTGAAGCGCATTTTGATGAAGAGAttgaggaaaatcttcctttgGACATGTTGGATGCCGATATCGATTGGGAAAACAGTGCCTTTGCAGGAGCAAAGAGGAGACATAACCAAA AGCATGAAGATGCAAGCAATGATGATGGAGAGATGGACGACGCTGACGACATTGAAGCAAAACGAAGGAAATTTCAAGGACAGCTTAATGATAATGTAGAGGAAATGCTACCCATCAAACTTAAG GACGGAACCCTTCTGCGACCGACTCGTGCAAAGGATGAATACCCTTCCgatgaggaagaagaagaagaacaagaacaagaaaatgaagaagaggcGAAACCAGAAATGGAA GACTTCTCCAGTTTGAGTGCCTCGGAGCTGCTAGCTAAACGGAAAGAACTGATTGATCAATTTAAACAAACTATATCTACATTTGCTCATCAGCTTCTTACTAACCCACAGGAAAAT ATCTACAAATTACGTGATCTTTTCCGTCTGTGTCAGGGTGAGAAGGTACATTCCTTGGTTCGAGAAACTGTCCAAAAACTAGCGCTGGTCAGCATGTTACAG GTTCTTATCGACATCATTCCTGGGTATTCCATTCGTGAGCTTACCGCAGAGGAGAAACAGCAGAAggttaaaaaagaaacgaagaagctGCAAACCTATGAGGAGTCTTTGTTGCGATACtatctgaaatttttgcagttctGTGAAAAAATGACAGGAA aacTTAACGTGAAAGGCCGAAAATTGGATGAGAACTCTTTCACCTACAAATTAGGGATGCTGTGTTTGAAGGCGATGAGTAGACTAGTGATTTCTGCTCCACACTTTAACTACGCCACAAATATCCTCTCAACGCTTATTCGCCTCTCTCTAAGCAAAGACCAAACA GTCGTTTCTGAAGTATGCACTACGTTGCATCAAGTTTTTCGGGAAGATCTCCATCTGCGAATCTCTCTTTTTGGAGCTCGTAGTATTGCGTCACTtgtaacaaaaagaaaagggcaCGTTCCTCCATCCCTCATTGCAACATTCCTTTTCCTGAACATCAAG GAGGTTAAAAACGAAGataaaaaatctggaaaaggAAGGATTTTTGCTAAAAGAGCGCTtatcaaaaaggaaaaggcaAATAAAACTGCCAGAAAG tACAAAAAGCAACTCGACAAATTAGAGGCTGATCTCAAGGAGTTGGATGCTGCAGAAACGTTGTCCACAAAAGTGAAAACA gctactgaaacaatgaaatacGTTTTCCAATGCTATTTCTCAGTCTTAAAACGAGTGCCCAACGTTGCACTGCTAGAACCTGTACTAGAGGGCCTCAACAAGTTCGCACATTTACTTGGTGTCGAATTTTTCGAGGATATCGTGCTTACCATGGAAGGTCTCGTAGATAAAGAG CATCTTCGCCTTCTCGACCAATTATATTGTATCAATACCGTATTTGTGATTCTTTCCGGTGATGGACAGCTTTTGAATGTTGACCCTTCTCGATTTTATCGATCAGTTTATCGCGTTCTTAATCAATTGCCATTCGAAAGAAGGCCAG ATCTACGAAAGAAGCAAATGATTGTTGTTTCGAAAGCGCTTGATTTAATGATTAACGAACGGCGGAAACAG CTACCTTTATCTCGAGTTGCCGCTTTCGTGAAACGTCTCCTAAGCATAGCAACTGTTATGGATGATCCATCAGCACTGTGTTTGGTTGCACTTGTTCGAAGTTTTTTCATT GCGCACTCTAAACTTGTACAGTTAGTCGAAGAAGATGATGCAGAAGGAGGAGCAGGTGGAGTTTTTCGCTCCGACATTGATGATCCAGATGTTTCCAATGCTCTGAGCAGTAATGTGCGAACTGAGTTGAAGATGTTGACGAGG CGGAGACACCGTTCGCTGAACCAATTCGCGCACAATATTCTTCATTCCGTGCCGTCTACTGGTCCCCATAAGTTGAACCCGCAGCTGACATCTGT GAAGCCATGGGTCTTATTAGAGCGCGAAACAGAAGATGGTGGAGGATATTCACAAGTAGATATGAAATACATGGAAGATATAGAGAAGTATTTGCAG AAACGCCAACTAACGTTAACACCAAAGAATCTACAGTTACACATAACAAACTGGCTGGAAAGTAGACCAtcttga
- a CDS encoding hypothetical protein (NECATOR_CHRV.G21037.T1) has product MTNSDEFTGCLTFEKLPPSLLLFPVNLFASYRRNPVLLSMCTVRLWRWDLPKMLFTCSYCIGERTTNLGLRQRICSKNEDVQLFASFNP; this is encoded by the exons ATGACGAATTCGGACGAGTTCACTGGATGCTTAACTTTCGAGAAATTGCCACCTTCCCTCCTTCTTTTCCCTGTCAACCTGTTTGCAAGTTATAGGAGGAATCCAGTTCTACTCTCCATGTGTACGGTTCGCTTGTGGCGCTGGGACCTTCCAAAGATGCTGTTTACATGTTCTTACTGTATTGG tgaaagaacaacaaatcTCGGTCTTCGCCAAAGAATATGTAGTAAGAATGAAGATGTCCAACTATTTGCGAGTTTCAATCCTTAG
- a CDS encoding hypothetical protein (NECATOR_CHRV.G21036.T1) codes for MISLLLLFYLPIVSSSSHFRQCLYSTDPSLVPVEEQLYLCSGLGYASLLLCLADVLETNRHLLGDILEESHKVSRIIECLRD; via the exons ATGATTTCGCTACTACTACTTTTCTATCTTCCCATCGTTTCTTCCTCCTCACATTTCCGGCAATGTCTCTATTCAACGGATCCAAGTTTGGTTCCAGTTGAGGAACAG CTTTATCTCTGCTCTGGATTAGGCTATGCTAGTTTGTTGCTTTGCTTAGCCGATGTTCTGGAAACGAATCGCCATCTCCTGGGCGACATTTTG GAAGAGAGCCACAAGGTATCGAGAATAATTGAGTGCCTCCGCGACTAG
- a CDS encoding hypothetical protein (NECATOR_CHRV.G21038.T1) has product MWFIFCLHLLETKSTIPRNKTGMKLFWIVLLAVLSCAMAEIYEIPLEEVEPPVVKMLREGTWDAYRKKMNHWRSKLVNPQNTYSNDIYSYFDIGYVSKITVGTPDQTFRVVLDTSSADIWVVDHTCASTPLVCDDSICDQGAICEIFCPENVCCEKRLHKKRNPCRGKANFESKRSSTYQQMEGKWSFTYRSGASAEGIFGNDTVRFGEVGKKQLIVPKVKFGQALKLNDDFLDRPHDGFVGLAFSSLSFNGFVQPFEIAHQQGLVQPVFTIYMERVGGRVQNAFGGVVTFGGLDTKHCGDVIAYQPLSAPLYWKFNINNVTANGVELMGYMLDAISDSSATFITSYPSNIEILAKALKAKPSEDALYYIDCKADASISIGIGNQVYQIDGKNLIINVADNVCIVAIRETRNFWGTTWVFGTSFIRQYCHIYDMGNKQIGFARSLKN; this is encoded by the exons ATGTGGTTTATTTTCTGTCTTCATCTTCtcgaaacaaaatccacgatTCCTCGCAACAAAACAG GGATGAAACTATTTTGGATCGTTTTGCTTGCTGTACTTAGCTGTGCGATGGctgaaatctatgaaatacCGCTTGAGGAAGTCGAACCTCCGGTGGTGAAGATGTTACGCGAAGGAACGTGGGATGCATATCGCAAGAAAATGAATCATTGGCGCTCGAAGCTTGTGAATCCACAGAATACTTATTCAAACGAT atataTAGCTACTTCGATATCGGATATGTCAGCAAAATAACCGTCGGCACACCAGATCAGACATTTCGT GTAGTACTTGATACATCGAGTGCTGATATTTGGGTTGTGGATCATACTTGCGCATCAACACCTCTCGTTTGTGATGATTCCATATGTGATCAAGGTG cgaTCTGCGAAATATTCTGTCCGGAAAATGTGTGTTGCGAAAAGAGGTTGCATAAGAAGAGGAATCCCTGCCGAGGAAAGGCCAATTTTGAGTCTAAGAGATCATCTACCTACCAGCAAATGGAAGGAAAGTGGTCATTCACT TACCGAAGTGGTGCAAGTGCGGAGGGTATCTTCGGAAACGACACTGTGCGATTCGGCGAAGTTGGAAAAAAGCAACTCATAGTGCCTAAGGTGAAATTTGGCCAGGCTCTCAAACTCAATGACGACTTCTTAGAT CGTCCTCATGATGGTTTCGTTGGATTGGCATTTTCTTCACTCTCCTTCAATGGTTTTGTTCAACCATTCGAGATAGCACATCAACAAGGATTGGTTCAGCCCGTATTCACTATTTACATGGAACGTGTTGGAGGGA GAGTACAAAATGCATTCGGTGGAGTGGTGACATTCGGTGGTCTTGACACAAAGCATTGTGGAGATGTAATCGCCTACCAACCGTTAAGTGCACCCTTGTACTGGAAGTTCAAT ATTAACAACGTTACTGCGAATGGCGTTGAACTCATGGGATACATGCTGGATGCCATATCAGACTCATCTGCTACATTTATCACCAGTTATCCCAGTAACATAGAAATACTGGCTAAAGCACTGAAAGCTAAA CCCAGCGAAGATGCTCTCTACTACATTGACTGCAAAGCGGATGCGTCTATTTCGATTGGCATTGGCAATCAAGTGTACCAAATTGATGGAAAGAACCTCATCATTAACGTTGCTGATAATGTATGTATTGTAGCAATACGTGAAACCAGAAACTTCTGGGGGACAACTTGGGTTTTCGGTACCTCATTCATAAGACAGTATTGTCATATATACGATATGGGCAACAAACAAATAGGATTTGCCAGATCACTAAAAAACTGA